The following DNA comes from Pseudophryne corroboree isolate aPseCor3 chromosome 8, aPseCor3.hap2, whole genome shotgun sequence.
tgggcccggtgtttgtgtcggccactagggtcgcttatcttactcacacagcgacctcggtgcaaattttaggactaaaaataatattgtgaggtgtgaggtattcagaatagactgaaaatgagtggaaattatggtttttgaggttaataatactttgggatcaaaatgacccccaaattctatgatttaagctgttttttagggttttttgaaaaaaacacccgaatccaaaacacacccgaatccgacaaaaaaaattcggtgaggttttgccaaaatgcggtcgaacccaaaacacggccgcggaaccgaacccaaaaccaaaacacaaaacccgaaaaatttcaggcgctcatctctaatatatatatatatatatatatatatatatatatatctgcccagatctgtgactttgtgcctcatttgctaacgctgggcggagtcacaacactgggcggagttagtcaaatgactcACAGGTTGGCAGGCGCCAGTACTGGTTttatctattacattgaccataaataatttgaattggtcctggaccaccaatccaaggcaccccagggttccacggcacacagtttgagaataaCTGTACTCATTTACAGCTATACTTGCATTTATTAATTTGTTTACTGTACATTATTATTTGTTTTAATAGGCTTTCAGCCCTGAAGAAATTAAAATACATCGGTGTAATGCGTTAGGTGATCTATTTAGTAAGCTGTATTTGCATATCGTTATATTGAATATCATAGCAGCATGAAGTCTGAAATCACAATGGAGTGGTGAGATTTGTCTCAAATTTAGTGCTCAACAGGAATGTTTTTTTATGAAGTGAAATGTTTATTATGCTGTATTTATTTTCCTTTATTTCTTCCTATGATCAGCAATCGTTTCACCTCATGAACCAGTGTAACTGAAGGGTTACTAATTGGAGCATCATTAAAAATACTGGACTCTCTTTTTTTGAAAGATTCCGTAGGTCGTGTTAAGATCATTGCAAGTAATGATACTGACATATCACCACCAGAAATATAACCATTTATACGGCAAGCTGGTTATTAAAGAGGATTAGCAATATCAACATCCCCACAGTTCACACCTGtaaaaggcagtggttctcaatcaTTTTCCAGATGGGTACCCCCTGGCATCATATCTGCATTATATATACTCCTCTCCCCAACAATTCTCCCATGATACGAGCATGGAGACAGCATATGCACAGTAGTGCGGCAGCCCCAGGATCTGAAAATAAAGTCATTGCTAACTGTGTCAAGTCCCATTTCTGCTGGGGTGTACATACCTCTGCCATACCAGCAGGTATGGACTGGACCGGGAGCCTAAATCGTCTCTGGCATGCGCATGCACATGACAGGGGCGCACGCTCCGTGAAAGGGGGCGCGTGGACACTACTAAAGGGGCATTCCTCAAGTCAGGGGGGTGTGCACTCGCGTTACCCCCATTTTCCTTTAGATGGGCGAGGGGGCAGGGGTGTGCGACACTGCAcatgggggcgtgctgcgagttAAGGGGCGTGGACTCACGGCACGCCTTCATTTCCATGGAGACGGGTGGGGGAGTGGTCAGACCAGAGAGACGGCGGCTGCACTGcaagcggccttcccggctctgtgTGTGACAGGGccgggccatcggcccttctggccattggcgtttctatcatgggtacaatgtgtgtggtgcacatgggcccctgggtctaggggggCCCACGCCGCACACAGTGCACCAATGTtgtttatacttacctttccggagtcccgtgaCTAGCGCTAAAGCCGCTACATTTGCAGCAAAAATCCAACGCTACATTTGCAGCAAAAATCCAACCAAATATGGCcgccgtgcatgtgcagttcaaaatttgtctccggaccatggtgggcgccatgtttccggagacctgcacatgcgcagtagactccggctcgATGCTGGAGCCTATGGCGCTGTGGAGAGGAGAGGGCAcagccggagtctgcacacgggccccctcctctcttaaaatgcccctgcttctggcacttgccagaagtgccagatgggcagtccagccctgcatACCAGCATGTACACACATTTCTAACAGGTTATGGACCCAAACACACATTATAAAGTTTTCAAGACACCAGAGCAGCACAAAGGCACCAATTTGGCCACATGTAGCGACACTGACTGCTCCATAACACAGTGGAGACAGCGCAGACTGTCACTACAGAGAATTATTCGAGTGCAGAAGCTGCATGACGATGTCTGCGAGAAGCACACACACAGGAGCTACTGTTATAATGGAATTTATCAGACAAAATGGTGCAGAGAATTTCACTGCATGGAAGTTTGCTTTGGAAATGCAACTGAAGTGTGAAAGGCTGTGGAAGGTAACAGTAGAACCTTGTGACAGTTCAAGCCCAGTTGATGTAGAGAAAGCCATGGGCAGCGTAGACTTAAGTGTGGAGCAACATGTATGCTCCATAATTTGTAGAAAGCTGTCAGCTAGAGACATATGGACAGCACTGCAGGAAGCATATCAGGATAGGGGTCTCATAAGAAGAATAAATTTGGCATGAGTGATTATATAGATAAGATGATGTCTGTCTGTCAGCAGTTAATATCTGTTGGAGTCCAAGTAAATGATGAAGAAATAGCCATAACCATGCTGCAGAGTTTGATGCCTGAGTTTGACTTCCTAGTTGTGGCTTTGGAGGCAAACACAGCAAAGTTAACAAAAGACACAGAGCAAAGCTATTACAGTTCTAGGAGCATTTACCCTGTGAGACAAATGTTACTGCTTTACAAGCAAATAGTGAGAAATTCAGAAAGTTAAAGTGTTTTAATTATAACACGCTAGGCTACAAAGCAATCGACTGCAAGCAGAAAAATGTGAATCCTATGCAAAGCCATAAATGTAACAGCAAAGATGAGTCAGCCCTGAGTGCTACAGATAGCCAGAAAAAGTATTGTTAGTATATGGATTCAGGCGCAAAAAGGCATTTTAGCGCAATGAGGAATGGTTCACTGAGTTAATGGTGTGTGACCCTATCACAATCAAAGGGATTGGCAATGAAGTGCTAACAGCTACAAAAGGTAGGGCAATTTAAACTTGCTTCAAAAATTGGAACTAAAACAGAAGTCACAGAAATCCAAAATGTGTTTTGTGCACCAGAGGTGGGAACAAATCATTTTGCCATCAGTTTCCTAGAAGACAGAACAGAGAGGCCACAGAGTTCATTTCACCTAAGGAAAGTGCATTGTAAGGAATAGAAGTGGGAAAGTTATCGCTACAGGCTCAAGGTGTCAGCATTTGTATGTCCTTTTAAAAAGCACTGCTATGCAATGATAGCTGAGTCACAGTCATTGGAACTCTAGCATAAAAGATTTGGTAATTTTGCATATGACAACGATCAAAAGCTGCAGAGTGGAATGGTCACAGGAATCTCAGTCACTGAGACAGAGAAAATCAGGTGTGAAAATTGCATATTGGGGAAATAAAGTCGTCAGCTGTTTCAAAAGTCAACAAGCAGAGCTACAAATTAACTTGAGATGGTACACTCAGATGTGTGTGGTCCAGTGGAAGTAAAGTATGTCAGTGGCGGGGGCGTAACAAGCCGGGTGTGGAGGGTGcgccccgcacccgggtgtcaccctcggaaggggtggCACCAAAGTGCCGTCTCTTTTGCAGTGACAGGAGCTGTGTGCTGCGGTGTGATATTCTCGCCttaagcactcggctcctgtcacacatgAAGAGCTGGCACACACATAGCCCAGTCTCAAGGGGaagccagcatctccggggatgttGGACACCCCCCAGAGTGATGGATCGGATATCtccatgagaccacgccccttttattagaccacacccccttttgggtgGCTGCACCTCCAGAGCAAAGAGAAGGAATagtgcagagtgcgcaccgggtgtcaccacatccGGTGACACCTCTGGTCAGTGGATATACATCAGAGAGAAATCTGAAGTGACGAAAAAGATTACAATAGACTTGTAGAACGTCAAACAGGTCCTAGACTGAAAACCCTGAGATCTGATAACGGTGGAGAATATCTCAACAGAGCGGTGGAACCATTATCGAGAATTTTGGAATCTAGAGCATCAGTTGACAATTGCCTATACTCCTGAGCAAAACGGTGTTAGGGAATCTGCAAACTGTACACTAGTGCAGAAAGCAAGATGCATGCTGAAGGAAGCTTTTACCGCTGTTCCAACAACCCTGCACCGCCTTCATGTACAGACACCGACTGGTGACCTACTGCAACCCATTCAGGTACAAGCTCCGCTTCATATTATGGggcaaatgtatgaagcagtgataagagtggagaagtgagccagtggagaagttgcccatggcaaccgatcagctgctctgtataattttatagtatgcaaattataaatgttacttcaacgctgattggttatcatgggcaacttctccactgtctcacttctccacgccTATCACTGTTTCATACCAGTGTAACACAGTGAGGACGGCTGTACCTACCATCCTCAATAAACCACACCACTGGTGAAGCCACTGGACTGTTAACTGTGTTAAGTTAaaattctgctggtgtgtacatacCACTGCTATACCACTGCATGCACACACATATTCCCAACAAAATGAAactttataaaaaaaagaaaagaaacataTTATAAATGATAACAAATGAATCCCAAAATAAAAAGTGTATTAATCTTTTATTATGAAAAAAATAAATCTTCACATGGCTCTACCAGCGAGCATCTGACAAAAATCACTATAAATAATTTAAATGCaacatataatatataaataatatataacatattaataatatataaaagCTCTAGTCCAGTGGTAATGAAGCACAGCCTCAGGTTATCCCCCTTTATCCTTTTCCAGAGATATCAGCAGTAATGTGGGGGAATGTAGAGTTGTCATAATGGCCGAGAGTTGGCTTTTCGTGCCTTTTTCTTATGTTTTCCTTGTCCTTTGTGTTTCTTGTGAACAGGTCTTTTCTTGTGGCGCTGAGAATCCTTTGTCCGTGGCTTCATCTCTTGTGGCTTCCCATGAATCAGGGAAGATAGGTCCTCATGCAAGAGCCAGACCAGGTTCAGCAGGACATCTTCCTGTAGACATTCTGCAGACACCTAAtagcataaataaataatatagaaaTAGTATGCTGGAATTCAGTGAAATCTGTTTTCAAGGTAACTTGTCAATCTTCCAGGTTACTGATTAGATGATCCATTGTATGTTTTTGTTTATGCTGGATTTAGGATGGTTAACTGCCTTCATTTCCCAGCACAGTCTATTTTTGTGAATAGAAGCATGTTACTTAGTGGTCCCATTCTGTGGCCTTGTGTGGCCTACCACTTGGGGCTCAGTACCGTAGAGAACTGCACTGGGCCTGGGTACTTTTTAGAGGAGTAGCCTTATCGGGGGAGGTGTGTCTAGACTCTACACCCCCTTAGGACAAAAAAAGTATTTGTAGTGCGACGGAGTGCCGTTGCGTGTCAGACAGGAGGTCACCAAGAACCTCTCAAACAGGGTCAAATCCAGGTGGCGTGTGATCTGTGTGATCGCTCCCCCACACACAGAGAGACTGTAAGGTAAAAGGAGGAGTGACGGGGATCCCCAGACCCTGCCGGGCCTCACCAACAAgcccgggcccaggtaatttgtttgTGCTCCTTCCCCCTTTCTGCTGCCCTGTTGGCGGCTGAGCTTTTCTGCTCCTAGTCATCCCACCTCACAACAGCAGCATTTACAGGTGACCGGGGCAGCTGTAGCAGGTCAGAAATTGGATGAATGGACTTGTTGGAAGGGTTACATTCTATCGGTTCAGTTCAATTAGATGCGAGTTCGGTCCTGCAagctgggacatgtatgtagagataTAAATGATGTGGGAAATGTATGTAGAgatataaatgatgtgggacatgtacgtAGAGCTATAAATGATGTGAGACATGTACGTACAGATAAAAATGATGTGAGACATGTATGTAGAGATATAAATGATGTGAGACATGTATGTAGAGATAAAAATTATGTGAGACATGTATGTAGAGCTATAAATGATGTGAGACATGTACGTACAGATAAAAATGATGTGAGACATGTATGTAGAGATATAAATGATGTGAGACATGTATGTAGAGATAAAAATGATGTGAGACATGTATGTAGAgctataaatgatgtgggacatgtacgtAGAGCTataagtgatgtgggacatgtatgtagagctataagtgatgtgggacatgtatgcagGGCTAttcatgatgtgggacatgtatgtagagatataaatgatgtgggacatgtatgtagagataTAAACGATGTGGGACATTTACGTAGAGCTATAAATGATGTGAGACATGTATGTAGAGCTataagtgatgtgggacatgtatgcagGGCTAttcatgatgtgggacatgtatgttgagaTATAAATGATGTGAGATATGTACGTAGAGATATAAATGATGTGAGACATATATGTAGATCTATAAATGATGTGAgacatatatatagagatataaatgATGTGAGATATGTACGTAGAGATATAAATGATGTGAGACATATATGTAGATCTATAAATGATGTGAGACATGTATATAGAGATATAAATGATGTGAGATATGTACGTAGAGATATAAATGATGTGAGACATATATGTAGATCTATAAATGATGTGAGACATGTATGTACAGATATAAATGATGTGAGACGTGGATGTAGATGTATAAATGATGTGAGACATGTATGTAGAGATATACATGATGTGGGATATGTATGTAGAGCCATAAATGATGGACATGATGTTAGACATGTATGTAGAgctataaatgatgtgggacatgtatgtagagctaTAAATTATGTTGGACATGTACGTAGAGCTATAAATGAtgttggacatgtatgtagagctataaatgatatgggacatgtatgtagagctataaatgatgtgggacatgtatgtagatctataaatgatgtaggacatgtaTGTAGAGCTATACGTGATGTGGGATATGTATGTAGAGATAGAAAtgctgtgggacatgtatgtagagataGGATAGATGTTGGCCATGTATGTAGAgctataaatgatgtgggacacgtATGTAGAGATATTAATAATGTGGGACATGCATGTAGAgatataaatgatgtgggacatgtacgtAGAGAtagaaatgatgtgggacatgtatgtagagctataaatgatgtgggacatgtatgtagagctaTACATGATGTGGGCTATGTATGTAGAGATATAAATGATGTGGGTCTTTATGTAGAGATATAAATGATGtgtgatatgtactgtatatagagatataaatgatgtgggacatgtatgtagagctaTACATGATATGGGACATGTACGTAGAGATATAAATTATGTGGGCTATGTATGTAGAGATATAAATGAACCGGGGAATGTATATAGAGAtataaatgatgtgggatatgTATGTAGAGATATAAATGATGTAGAACATGTATATAGAGAtattaatgatgtgggacatgtatgtagagatattaatgatgtgggacatgcatGTAGAgatataaatgatgtgggacatgcatGTAGAgatataaatgatgtgggacatgtatgtagagctaTACATGATGTGGGCTATGTATGTAGAGATATAAATGATGTGGAGCTATAAATGATGTAGAACATGTATGTAGAgatataaatgatgtgggacatgtatataaagatataaatgatgtgggacatgtatgtagagataTAAATTATGTGGGACATGTGCGTAGATATAAATTATGCGGGACATGTATGTAGATATATAAATGATGTTGGACATGTTTGTAGAGCtataaatgatgtgggatatgTATGTAGAGATATAAATTATGTCGGACATGTACATAGAGATTGATGTAGAACATGTATATAGAGAtattaatgatgtgggacatgtatgtagagatataaatgatgtgggacatgcatGTAGAGGTATAAATGATGTTGGACATGTATTTAGAGCTATAAATGATGTAGGCCATGTATGTAGAgatataaatgatgtgggacatgtatgtagagataTAAATTATGTGGGACATGCATGTAGAAATATAAATTATGTTGGACATGTGTGTAGAgatataaatgatgtgggacatgcatGTAGAGATATAACTGATGTGGGACATGCATGTAGAgatataaatgatgtgggacatgtacatAGAGATATAAATGATGTGGTCCAGGTATGTAGAGATATAAATGATGAGGAAGTATAAATGATGTAGAACATGCATGTAGAGATATAAATAATGTAGAACATGTATGTAGAGATATAAATTATGTGGGGCATGCATGTAGATGTATAAATGTTGTGGGACATGCATGTAGAGAATAAATGATGTTGAACATGCATGTAGAGATATAAATAATGTAGAACATGTATGTAGAGATATAAATTGTGTGGGGCATGCATGTAGATATATAAATGATGCAGGACATGCATGTAGAGATATAAATGATGTTGAACATGTATGTAGAGATATAAATGATGTGGGCCATGTATGTAGAGATATAAATGATGTAGAACAAGTATGTAGAGATATAAATGATGTGGAACATGTATGTAGAgatataaatgatgtgggacatgcatGTAGAGGAGCTGTATTGATGCACAAGGGGTATTAGAACTTGCAGATGGGagctaaaaaaaacatttttttctaacaTTTTACAGTGGACAATGAGCTTCTGTGCTGGAAAACTGCCTGCAAAAAAATGCTGGAAAGACTTtaattgctgacacacacttgcttTTATTTTTCCATCATTAATAAAAAGTgcaaaaattatttttttcacaCCTTTTAAACCGTCACCCCCCTTCCATCCCTAGTGCTTCCTTACATGCTTTATCAGCCTTCAATATGGTCCTGCTATCTAAGTTGTGTTGCCACTTATTTGGGGTCCAGGATGGTTTCCCCAATTTTACCACGTTATTCCCAGTACGCTTTTTGTAGAAAATTGGCACAACCTCGCAACAGGTCCCGGGAATTGGCATTTATACTTGAATCTGGCATTTCCTGGGTGGGCGTATTGCCGTGATATATGAAAGTTTCCATGGTACAAACTCACTTTCACAAACTCGCTCCTAATTTGATTGACCCCTGTGATAATGCCATGCTGGATGTCACTCTGCTTCTTCAGGGCATCCCATTCTACTGCTGCTTGCCCACAGAGATTGCATGGCTACATGCCTGATTATATGTACCAGCTAGCAATGGCTGCGACTGAAATGCCCAAACACACTCTTTAGTCTTGTGACGCAAAAACTCTACATAACTAGGCCCCGGTCAGACTAGAATGTGTTGCCTTGGACCCATTTGGCAGCAGAGCTAACAACCGTGCCACCTTACCATCATGGGACATTTAGCCACCTCCACAGTCTTCTCTATACAAACTTAGCTGTCTACAGTACCTCAGCTACCTCTACCTCATTCAGCCCAAGTCTTTGTGTCTCCTATGGCTACTTACCGTCTCTGTGTATGTGGCCATGTGACGCAGGCATGCCTCCACCTTTGGGGAATTTTTCAtctcctaaaaataaaaaaaagtaaaatgagCAATGTCAAGCAACAAAGATTACCTATGTAGGGGTATATAGTCTTCTCCATATACCCAGAACCGAATTAAGGGGGGCTGGGGGGCGGCTCTGGTGGTAAGTACTCTAGAACCCTTGTATAAAAGGGCCCCACGACGCCTACCACAGATTGGAGTTCTGATCTGCAACGCTGCGCTCCCAGCGTCTCCCCATAGGTTGCCATGGCCGCATTGAAGGgcgggacagctgagcgacggctcagctgtccgctGGTGTGTAAAgtagcagcctgtggctcagtcaTTGAGAACGACTTCTcgtacgttatatctgcccccccccccccctgcagggcacatggttttgcccatctgctaacaaattaacTTCAAACAGCGGGCCCCTAAcaaagaggcaggcagatgaattttatatataaaattcatctgcctgcctctttgTTAGGGGCCTGCTTTttgaagtaccccgggccccccatagccttaatccggctctgcatatacCCCAAATAAATAGCCAGGGCGCCTTCTGAGAAGTTacagggcctaagtcagacctgatcgtatcagcaaatttgttagcagatgggcaaaaccatgtgccctgcaggggggcagatataacgtacgagaagtcgttcatatcgttcagtgtgtaggcaccaacgatgaatgatgcgcagcACCGCGCACGTtcgtcgttggtgccccgtcgcttatgcatgcaggtcaatatggatgGTCTCGTCCATATTAGAATGCACtgttatggagccgggtgacggggggagtgaagaaacttcactttcccCGATACCTCCCCCCCGCTGCCAGATTGCCCGCCGGCCGTgtcagccgtcgggcagctcggcggcgggtcgacaagtgtgtcggtcccattagatttgggtggagtgtgttcaatctgaaatctaaattgcagtgtaaaaataaagcagccagtatttactctccacagaaacaaaataacccacccaaatctaactctctctgcacgttatatctgcctcccctgcgtgcacatggttttgcccaactgctgctacgataaggtctaaattaggcccacaaTGTTGTTACTTACACATTTGGACAGGTCCGTCTGGAGAATTGAGAaagtttccagattctgtctcaccAGACTGGTCATGGTCATATTTTCCAGGACTGTCACAGCCAGTGATAGCCTGTGCTGTGTGAGCGTCATTCTGTCATTGCCCTGAGAGGAGAGAGGTGACTGGGTGAGTACTCAGCACAGAGTGACAGGGGAGCTCCCAGTACCCTGATGGCGGAAATGTGACAGACAAGGTGGGAAGATGTCAGGTGTGACTGGTGAAAATGTGCATTATCAGTTGTGACTTTTCCAAAATGTATTTACTTTTATGATCTCTATAAGGGGCGTATTTAATTAAATTTGCAGGATATCCTCAGAATGCACCTGTTTACAGGAGGTACCACCAAATGTTAAGGATCCCCGGGACATGGAGGGGCAGCGGTCCTGACATTTCCGACAGCAAAGCATCCTCCATAGGTTTCCCATTAGTCTGCTATACTGTTGGATAAGCCCATctgaagacattgggggtcattccgacctgatagcacgctaggatttttcgctgcgctgcgctcaggtcactactgcgcatgtgtatgcactgcaatgcgcaggcgcattgtatgtgtacaaagcggatcgttgctgagcgatggatttaacaaagaatccattcgcacagccgatcgcaaggagattgacaggaagagggcgtttgtgggcggcaactgaccgttttctgggagtgtttggaaagatgcgtttgcagggcgggtgtctgacgtcaattccgggcaagaacaggctgaactgatcatagcggctgagtaagttctgagctactcagaaactgcacaaaacttttttgtagtgctcggctgcacatgtgatcgcacgcttgcaaagaaaaaatacactcccctataggcggcgactatctgttcgcagcgctgcaaaaaatagctagcgagcgatcaactaggaatgacccccattgttagcctATAGTAGTCAATGGGCCACTCTAATGCAGAATGTTTCAGAGATGCCAAACTGATTTATCACATCCACAGGAGGATTGTGGTAAAATCTGGCCTTCAAAATGGTAAAAAAATTATCTTGTAAAAATGTATAAATTTCACAGCAATTTCCCCCAATTGTAAGTATTTATTTCCAgataacattgggggtgattcagacctgatcgctcggctattaaaattgtagccctgcgatcagatagtcgccacccaaggggagtgtatattcattgtgcatgtgtgtgatcgcgtgtgtacgccgagctgctgaaAATCTCTcagtcagcggacatctgcaaatcctgcACATTACTCACAAGTGTCTGGGTGTTACAGTGTGcgcagtgtctgcgcagcccaggacttactcctccagtgagatgagaacaggctgatcggggccggagctgacgtcacaccctccctgacaacgcttgggaacgcctgcatttgccctgacactcccagagaacggtcagttaccacctacaaacggcctcttcctgccagtcagcatgtgaatggctgtgcgactgcatttttcgcaccagcctgtcgctgaccggtgatgcctgttgtttgctgacgcgcgtgcgcattgcggtccatatgcACGCGCAGTCTATTGCTTATCACctgcgcacagcagtgatcaggtctgaatcacccccatagatcaCAGTAAATCACTATTTATGAGAGATGGGAGATGATGGACAGATCAGGGAATAATTGAGTAAAGAATAAAACCGGCGATAAAGATGACAAAAACTAATACCTGTAAATCACAGTTTGGAAACTTCCTCAGACGAAGCCCGTGGTGGCATTTGGGTTTGTTTTCTTTCATTTCCTTTGGAAACAGAGACATAAGAATTAGTGGCGGTGATGCTACATGTCCTCCTATAGATATGATGTGATATGGTCTGTATACATGCACGTTCCCCCGACCACTGcgccacctgtactcacatgtatatTCTGCAGCTCCTTCACCTGTGCCATAGTGCTGGGGGGTATAGACCTatgtctgtgtatgtgacagtgtgcCCGCAGCGAGTGTCCTGTCGCTGTGTCCCAGCAGCAGGTATAGCACAGCaatgtgacagccagcatcctgataaTGACATCCATTCCT
Coding sequences within:
- the LOC134947883 gene encoding E3 ubiquitin-protein ligase RBBP6-like; this translates as MTLTQHRLSLAVTVLENMTMTSLVRQNLETFSILQTDLSKCEMKNSPKVEACLRHMATYTETVSAECLQEDVLLNLVWLLHEDLSSLIHGKPQEMKPRTKDSQRHKKRPVHKKHKGQGKHKKKARKANSRPL